The following are from one region of the Etheostoma spectabile isolate EspeVRDwgs_2016 chromosome 17, UIUC_Espe_1.0, whole genome shotgun sequence genome:
- the hs3st1l1 gene encoding heparan sulfate (glucosamine) 3-O-sulfotransferase 1-like1 gives MACFLASAFLLVLQTYAAPTELVQAGFGITLDPMDLDPGLPVNVSGDVPSSPPPGTSKRAPHSIIIGVRKGGTRALLEMLDIHPEVAAAATEVHFFDWDENYAKGFEWYRDLMPYSYPNQITVEKTPGYFTSALAPERICAMNSSIKLLLILRDPSERVISDYTQVYFNRLENHKPVQAIENLLVRNGALNIRYKAIQRSLYDVHMRNWLRHFPLEQIHIVDGDALIRDPLPELQKVERFLNLPPRIVSSNFYFNQTKGFYCIRSDGRERCLHESKGRPHPAVNSTVLQQLRTYLQEHNRTFFRLVKRTFDWQ, from the coding sequence ATGGCTTGTTTTCTGGCATCCGCCTTTCTTCTGGTTCTCCAGACATACGCTGCCCCAACTGAGCTTGTCCAGGCAGGATTTGGCATAACACTGGACCCCATGGACCTTGATCCTGGACTACCTGTCAATGTCTCTGGAGATGTACCCTCATCTCCACCCCCAGGGACTAGTAAAAGAGCCCCGCACAGTATCATTATCGGGGTTCGCAAGGGGGGAACAAGAGCATTGTTGGAGATGCTAGACATCCACCCTGAGGTTGCCGCTGCTGCCACCGAGGTGCACTTCTTTGACTGGGATGAGAACTATGCCAAGGGCTTTGAGTGGTACCGTGACTTGATGCCCTACTCTTACCCCAACCAGATCACAGTGGAGAAGACTCCAGGTTACTTTACGTCAGCCCTCGCTCCAGAACGCATCTGCGCCATGAACTCGTCCATAAAGTTGCTACTGATCTTGCGAGACCCGTCCGAGCGGGTTATCTCCGACTACACCCAGGTGTACTTCAACCGGCTGGAAAACCACAAGCCGGTGCAAGCCATTGAGAATCTGTTAGTGCGCAACGGAGCACTGAATATCCGGTACAAGGCCATTCAGAGGAGCCTGTACGACGTGCACATGCGCAACTGGCTGCGCCACTTCCCACTGGAACAGATCCACATCGTAGATGGCGACGCTCTGATACGAGACCCCTTGCCGGAGCTTCAGAAGGTGGAGCGTTTTCTGAACTTGCCCCCAAGGATAGTATCCTCCAACTTCTACTTCAACCAGACCAAGGGGTTTTACTGTATCCGAAGCGACGGTCGAGAGCGCTGTCTGCATGAGTCTAAGGGACGTCCTCACCCCGCCGTCAACAGCACCGTCCTCCAGCAGCTCCGCACCTACCTACAAGAACACAACCGAACCTTCTTTAGGCTGGTGAAGCGCACCTTCGACTGGCAATGA